Within Claveliimonas bilis, the genomic segment AGGCATTGAAGTTGTTGTGGTTTCACTGGGAAGTGATGGATCTTTGTGTGTATGCAACGACGGCGTGTACCGGGCCGTTGTGCCGAAGATCAACGCCGTGAACACGGTGGGCTGCGGCGACTCTATGATCGCAGGATTTGCCCTTGGTTTTGAGGCGGGGCAGACGCCTGTAGAGGCTCTTAGAAAGGCAAGCGCTATCTCGGCGGCAGCGGCTATGAGAGAAGAGACCGGATTTTTTGTAAAGGAAGATATGGAGACAATTTATCCGCAGATTACAATAGAAAAGATCGGATAACATCAGGAAGGATACAAAGAGGGAGCGGCATGATTAAAGGCGTAATATTCGATATGGACGGAACGATGTTTGATACGGAACGTCTTTCGGCGATCAGTTGGAAAAAGGCAGGAGAGAAGCTTCATCTTGATATACAGGATGAGCTGATCGATAAGATTCAGGGAAGAAATCCCGCAGCGATCCGAAAAGTTTTTATGGGGAGATTCGGAGAAGATCTGGATTATGACGGAGCCCGCAGAGTGAAGCACGAATTTTTTGAGGAAATGACAAAAGAGGGAATCCCTGTAAAAAAAGGATTGAAGGAATTGTTGGAATACCTGAAAGAAAGCGGGATTCCGGCAGTGGTGGCGACTTCCACGGAACGTATACGGGCAGAGGCGTTTATAAAGCGGGCAGGCGTCTATGATTATTTTACAGACTGTGTCTATGGCGATCTGATCCAGGCAAGCAAACCGGCGCCGGATATTTTTCTGGAAGCTGCCGCAAAGATTGGACAGGATCCCGGAGACTGCGTGGTTCTTGAGGACAGTTCGGTGGGGCTGCAGGCCGCTGTGGCAGCAGGAAGCTACGCGATTTATATTCCGGATGTTGCGAAAGTGCCGGATGAAATTCAAAGAAAAGCAGACGCAAAGCTTGCTGATCTTTCACAGGTAATCGGCTGGATCAAAGAGAAGGAGAAAAGATAAGACATACATGCAGATTGAGAATTTGACTTTATTTCATGGCCTGTCTGAAGAAGAAACAAAACGGAGTATGGTCTGTTCCAGTGCAAAGATAGAGACGTATGAGCAGGATGCTTACATCTTCAGACAGGAGGATCAGCCTTCCAGACTGTATTTTATTTTGTCCGGAACCGTACTGCTGGGACAGATCAATGCCCTGGGCAGGCAGAATTTTATAGAATATCTTGGCGAAGGGCAGGGATTTGGAGAGATCGACCTCTTTCTGGAACATGATATTTATGACTATTTTGCCTTTGCAAAGACAGAGGTAAAACTTTTAAGCGTATCCAGACATTTTTTTTATGGAACTTGTGTAAAGAACTGTGCGCATCACAGCAGAATTATTTTCAACATGCTTCGGATATTTGCAGGGGAAGCAGATAAGAATCTAAGAAAAATATATCTTCTGACAAGCGGAAATCTGCGTCAGAGGATTGCCGGCTATCTTCTGGAGGAAAGCCAGGGGAAAGCTGAAGTTGTGACTCCAATGAAAAGAGAGGAGCTTGCCGTTTATCTGAATACGACAAGACCCTCTCTTTCCAGGGAGTTATCCTGGATGCAGGAGAACGGCATTATTGAACGAAACGGCCGCCAGAGCATCCGCATCCTTTCTTTTGAAATGCTCCAGAATATACTGGAAGGGGAGGAGTAGAGATTACTCCTCCTCTGCAAATACTTCTTTTCCCATACCGCAGATCGGGCATACCCAGTCTTCCGGAAGATCTTCAAATGCGGTTCCAGGTGCAATTCCGTTGTCCGGATCGCCTACTTCAGGGTCATATACATATCCACATGGTTCACAAACATATTTTTTCATTTTGTTTCCTCCTTTAGCAGCGTATGATACGCTGGTTATTTATCACATACTTTATTATAAATTATTCTGCAGATTTTTTCCACAGTCCGTGCAAATTGCAGTATTCATATGCTGCAATAAACTCATCTCCCTCGGCAAGAACAAAGGATGCAGACGGAGCTTCTCCGGGATGAAGTGTGCGGAACTGTCCGCCTAATCTGGTTTCAATATAAATTCCTGCAATATAGTGTTCTTCCAGCATAGGATGAGGAACGGAACCAACAGTAACCTCTACTTTGTTTCCCTCGATTGCCACGCACGGTACATGCTTTTCCGTTGCGGCATCTGTGGAATTGGCGTTGAGTTTGCTAAGATCCGGTGCTCCTTCCTGACCGGCAAAAGCAATAAAGTTTTGAAAAATGTTATTTGTGTTTTTGTCTTTATAAAATTCAGCCATGATAAACCCTCCTTTTGTGTCACGTCTGACTTTTTGATTTCATTTACTTGTCTATATTCTAGTACAGTAAAATCCAGATTTCCGTAACAAATGTTACCAAAAAGTATTTTTCCTGAAAAATTACCGTAATATACTTAAATAAAGAAAAAAGAGAACAGGATTGCCTGTATTTCTACTTATAAATCAATGCTGCACTTGAAATATGTTCTCATTTGTGACAAAATATTTTCATGAGCGAAAAAGCATAAAAAGAAAAGTGTAAGAATAGGAGTGGTAAAAATGACAAAAATAGATATCATATCAGGCTTTTTGGGAGCAGGGAAGACGACGCTGATCCAGAAACTTCTCAAAGAGGCGTTTGCAGGAGAGCAGGTGGTGCTGATCGAAAATGAATTTGGAGAGATCGGTATTGACGGAGGCTTTCTGAAAGAGGCGGGAATTGAGATCCGGGAAATGAACTCCGGATGCATCTGCTGTTCTCTGGTGGGGGATTTCGGCGCTTCTTTAAGAGAAGTGATCGACACATATCATCCGGATCGCATTCTGATCGAACCATCCGGCGTAGGAAAGCTGTCCGATGTGAAGCGGGCGGTAGAAGGAGTAAAGGAAGATGCAGACATTGTGCTCAACAGCGCCACCACAGTTGTCGATGTAAAGAAGTGTAAGATGTATCTGAAAAACTTTGGAGAATTTTACACTAATCAGGTAGAGTCTGCAGGAGCGATTATTTTGAGCCGTACGGATATTGCCGATGACGCAAAGGTGGAGCAGACGGTAGAGATGTTGAGAGAGCTGAACAGCGAAGCTCCGATCATCACGACGCCGGCGGAGAAGATAGATGGAAAGAAGCTGTTTGAAATTATGGAGAAACACGCTCCATCACTGGAAAAAGAAATGCTGGAGGAAAGCGTGTGCGAAGTGTGCGGCGGTCACCATGGCCCGGGACATCACCATGAGCACGACCATGACCACCATCACGATCACGAGCATCACCACGAGCATGAGCATCGTCACGACCATGAACACGAATGCGGCCACGAGCATCACCACGGCCATGAATGCAGCCATGATCACCATCATGACCACGACCATGGACATCATCACCACCACCATGCGGATGAGGTCTTCGGAAGCTGGGGCATGGAGACTGTGAAAAAGTTCAATGAAAATGAACTGAAGGTGAAATTGGAAGCCCTTGGAAGAGAAGAGACATATGGAATGGTTTTAAGAGCCAAAGGAATGGTCGAAGGCGACCGGGGAGAATGGATCTATTTTGACATGGTACCCGGTGAAATCGAGATCCGCCATGGACAGCCGGATTATACCGGAAGAATCTGTGTGATCGGCTCTGGTCTTAAGGAAGAAGCTCTTGGCGAGCTGTTCCGTATGTAAAAATGAAGAAAGAAAAGTGCAGGTGACAAAAAATGCAGATGGTAGATAATGCCAGAGTAGTTGTATATCTGATGACAGGTTTTCTGGAAAGCGGGAAAACACAGTTTTTAAGATACACTCTGGGACAGGAATATTTTGAGATTGACGGAAACACGGTTCTGATCCTGTGTGAAGAGGGAGAGGAAGAATACGGAGAGGATCTGCTGAAGCGGTCCCGTACCACTTTGCTGACTGTAGA encodes:
- a CDS encoding HAD family hydrolase, which translates into the protein MIKGVIFDMDGTMFDTERLSAISWKKAGEKLHLDIQDELIDKIQGRNPAAIRKVFMGRFGEDLDYDGARRVKHEFFEEMTKEGIPVKKGLKELLEYLKESGIPAVVATSTERIRAEAFIKRAGVYDYFTDCVYGDLIQASKPAPDIFLEAAAKIGQDPGDCVVLEDSSVGLQAAVAAGSYAIYIPDVAKVPDEIQRKADAKLADLSQVIGWIKEKEKR
- a CDS encoding Crp/Fnr family transcriptional regulator, translated to MQIENLTLFHGLSEEETKRSMVCSSAKIETYEQDAYIFRQEDQPSRLYFILSGTVLLGQINALGRQNFIEYLGEGQGFGEIDLFLEHDIYDYFAFAKTEVKLLSVSRHFFYGTCVKNCAHHSRIIFNMLRIFAGEADKNLRKIYLLTSGNLRQRIAGYLLEESQGKAEVVTPMKREELAVYLNTTRPSLSRELSWMQENGIIERNGRQSIRILSFEMLQNILEGEE
- the rd gene encoding rubredoxin: MKKYVCEPCGYVYDPEVGDPDNGIAPGTAFEDLPEDWVCPICGMGKEVFAEEE
- a CDS encoding desulfoferrodoxin family protein, which gives rise to MAEFYKDKNTNNIFQNFIAFAGQEGAPDLSKLNANSTDAATEKHVPCVAIEGNKVEVTVGSVPHPMLEEHYIAGIYIETRLGGQFRTLHPGEAPSASFVLAEGDEFIAAYEYCNLHGLWKKSAE
- a CDS encoding CobW family GTP-binding protein, with translation MTKIDIISGFLGAGKTTLIQKLLKEAFAGEQVVLIENEFGEIGIDGGFLKEAGIEIREMNSGCICCSLVGDFGASLREVIDTYHPDRILIEPSGVGKLSDVKRAVEGVKEDADIVLNSATTVVDVKKCKMYLKNFGEFYTNQVESAGAIILSRTDIADDAKVEQTVEMLRELNSEAPIITTPAEKIDGKKLFEIMEKHAPSLEKEMLEESVCEVCGGHHGPGHHHEHDHDHHHDHEHHHEHEHRHDHEHECGHEHHHGHECSHDHHHDHDHGHHHHHHADEVFGSWGMETVKKFNENELKVKLEALGREETYGMVLRAKGMVEGDRGEWIYFDMVPGEIEIRHGQPDYTGRICVIGSGLKEEALGELFRM